The following proteins are co-located in the Streptomyces sp. NBC_00435 genome:
- a CDS encoding carboxymuconolactone decarboxylase family protein — MRIDVPQGQHPIEYVWGDLVPGIGMAAANFSLSVYAHTTLGLREFEAARLRVAQINGCVFCLDWRTDRDGEKVEDEFPEAVTEWRTTEVFDERTRLAAEYAERYCLDHHGLDEEFWERMTARYSQVEIVELTMSIGSWLAFGRLNHVLGLDSVCVLPGH; from the coding sequence ATGAGGATCGACGTACCCCAAGGCCAGCACCCCATCGAGTACGTGTGGGGCGACCTGGTACCCGGCATCGGGATGGCCGCGGCCAACTTCTCGCTGTCGGTGTACGCCCACACCACCCTGGGGCTGCGGGAGTTCGAGGCGGCGCGACTGCGCGTCGCGCAGATCAACGGATGCGTCTTCTGCCTGGACTGGCGGACCGACCGGGACGGGGAGAAGGTCGAGGACGAGTTTCCCGAGGCCGTCACCGAGTGGCGCACCACGGAGGTCTTCGACGAGCGCACGCGCTTGGCGGCGGAGTACGCGGAGCGGTACTGCCTCGACCACCACGGCCTGGACGAGGAGTTCTGGGAGCGGATGACGGCGCGCTACAGCCAGGTGGAGATCGTGGAGCTGACGATGAGCATCGGGTCCTGGCTGGCCTTCGGCCGGCTCAACCACGTGCTCGGCCTCGACAGCGTGTGCGTGCTGCCGGGCCACTGA